The DNA segment GTGAAGGCGTCCTTGGCGGCGGCGACCGCCGCGTCCACCTCCTCGACGGAGGCGAAGGCGACCTTGGTGGTGACCTCGCCGGTCGCCGGGTCGGTGACCGGCCCGTACGTGCCCGACGCCCCCTCGGCGGTCTTGCCGCCGATCCAGTGGTTGACGATCTTCGTCATGTCCTCGGGCTCCTTGTCACAGATGACGGCGGCGGGCCGGCAGATGCCGTTCGTACAGCTCGCGTGCCTCGACCGCGGACGGCCTGGTCGCGGTCTCGGCCACAGGAACATCCCACCAGGCCGCGGCGGGAGGCGCGCCCGACACACTGTCGGACGTTTCGGTCTCCACGTAGACACAAGTGGGAGTGTCGGCGGCGCGCGCCTCGGCGAGGGCGCCGCGCAGCTCGGAGACCGTCCGGGCGCGCAGCACCCGCATGCCCAGGCTGGCCGCGTTGGCGGCGAGGTCGACGGGGAGCGGCGGGCCGGTGAGGGTGCCGTCCCCGGCCGGACACCGGTAGGCGGTGCCGAAGCGCTCGGCGCCGACCGACTCGGACAGCCCGCCGATGGACGCGTACCCGTGGTTCTGGATCAGCAGCATCTTGATGGCCACGCCCTCCTGCACGGCGGTGACGATCTCGCCCGGCATCATCAGATACGTCCCGTCGCCGACCAGCGCCCAGACGTTCCGCTCGGGAGCGGCCAGCTTCACACCGAGGGCGGCCGGGATCTCGTAGCCCATGCAGGAGTAGCCGTACTCCAGGTGGTACTGGTCGCGGGCGCGGGTCCGCCAGAGTTTGTGCAGGTCGCCGGGGAGGGAGCCGGCCGCGTTGACGAGGATGTCGCTCGCGTCCACCAGGGCGTCGAGCGCGCCGATCACCTGGGTCTGGGTCGGGATCGCGTCGGGGTCGTCGGCGGCGAAGCAGGCGTCTACCCGGCGCTCCCAGTCCACCTTGGCCGCCGTGTAGCTCGCGAGGTACGCGTCCGGCACCCGGTACCCGTGCGTCCCCAGCGCCTCGGTCAGCTCGGTCAGCCCGCTGCGGGCGTCGGCGACCAGCGGAAGACCGGCCATCTTGTGACTGTCGAAGGGCGCGATGTTCAGGTTGACGAAGCGCACGCCGGGGTCGGCGAAGAGGGTGCCG comes from the Streptomyces seoulensis genome and includes:
- the iolD gene encoding 3D-(3,5/4)-trihydroxycyclohexane-1,2-dione acylhydrolase (decyclizing), translating into MTTRLTVAQALVRFLAAQYTERDGVRQRLIGATWGVFGHGNVAGIGQALLQYRELMPYHQGRNEQAMVHAAVGYARQSGRLATHAVTTSIGPGATNLVTGAALATINHLPVLLLPGDVFAARPADPVLQQLELPHAGDVSVNDTLRPVSRYFDRITRPEALIPSALAAVRVLTDPADTGAVTLALPQDVQAEAYDWPEEFFADRVWTVRRPGADPAELTAAVREIRAARRPLVVAGGGVRHSRAEDALAEFAAATGIPVAATQAGKGSLPHDHPQDVGGIGHTGTHTADELARAADLVIGIGTRYTDFTTASGTLFADPGVRFVNLNIAPFDSHKMAGLPLVADARSGLTELTEALGTHGYRVPDAYLASYTAAKVDWERRVDACFAADDPDAIPTQTQVIGALDALVDASDILVNAAGSLPGDLHKLWRTRARDQYHLEYGYSCMGYEIPAALGVKLAAPERNVWALVGDGTYLMMPGEIVTAVQEGVAIKMLLIQNHGYASIGGLSESVGAERFGTAYRCPAGDGTLTGPPLPVDLAANAASLGMRVLRARTVSELRGALAEARAADTPTCVYVETETSDSVSGAPPAAAWWDVPVAETATRPSAVEARELYERHLPARRRHL